In Liolophura sinensis isolate JHLJ2023 chromosome 2, CUHK_Ljap_v2, whole genome shotgun sequence, a genomic segment contains:
- the LOC135462964 gene encoding uncharacterized protein LOC135462964, which yields MMISKEASSGTTDVMDTFPIKSMEELDGMENKIEDKEIAKSLVNQLSLIGGSNLKEATRRVMSQTISHNVALNLNWAGRKGWKGQQTEPKRAFGGLRLCAAMKKAMLKNVAYKTTEDQVEREMMIWLRNACDRHGGRKRRAESQATVSVVTVSENSKIAEITENEL from the exons ATGATGATCAGCAAAGAGGCATCAAGTGGCACcacagatgtgatggatacCTTTCCAATAAAGTCCATGGAAGAGCTGGAtggaatggaaaacaaaattgaagataAAGAAATTGCTAAATCACTG GTCAATCAACTCAGCCTCATCGGGGGTTCTAATCTTAAGGAGGCGACCAGACGGGTGATGTCTCAAACCATATCCCATAATGTTGCTCTGAACCTTAATTGGGCAGGGAGGAAGGGCTGGAAAGGTCAGCAGACTGAACCGAAGAGAGCATTTGGTGGTCTGCGCCTATGCGCTGCAATGAAAA AAGCGATGCTGAAGAACGTTGCCTACAAAACAACAGAAGACCAGGTCGAGAGAGAAATGATGATATGGCTTCGCAACGCCTGCGACAGGCATGGGGGCAGGAAGAGGCGCGCTGAGTCTCAAGCCACTGTGTCAGTAGTGACTGTTTCGGAAAACAGCAAAATCGCTGAAATCACTGAAAATGAACTTTGA